CGGACGTCCGTTTCGAGTGACAGAGCCGCTATCGGCCACGTACGTGTTCTCCATCGCAGGAGCCACTGTTGCCGCAGCGATCGGTTCTCCGTCCGAGACGAGTGCGACGGCAGTCGACCACATCGGAAGCCCCCGGACGAAGTTGTACGTGCCGTCGATCGGATCCACGACCCACGCGAACCCGTCTTCCGGGACGGATTTACTGACGTCTCCCTCTTCGCCGACGAAGACGTCTTCCGGGTACCGGTTCTGTATCGCCGTTCGCACCGCTTTCTGCGCGGCTCTATCTAACTCGGTCACGACGTCGCCGGCGTTGACGACGCGCTCGGCCCCACCTTTCGTCTCCGGATCGACGTCGGAGCGAAACCCCTCGAACGCTATCTCGGCACCGTCGTTGGCGATGGACTCGACGCAGTCGATACGTTCGGTAGTGTTTGTCATCGATCGGTATCGTTCTCGGCCGTATGCCGTTCCGTTTCAATGGTTCGACTCTGTACCAGAGATCCACTCATGAGCGTCTGTAAGTGGTGATACAGCGGTCTTATACTCTAGTGGATCCGGAGCGAGACCGGCCACTCTCGGGCCGGCCGCTCGGTGACGCACCCAGGGGTCGCGCCCCGCGGCACTCGGCCTGCCCGCCCGTGGGATCGAGTCCGCGGCCCGACCCTGCGTATCGACGGAGCATCCCGGAGCCGTGGCACGGTCGACCTTTCAGGCTGCTTGGCCGCCCGCTCAGATTCCACCAGCGTGTGGAGGCGCGACGGCCAGGACGCGTCCAGGTG
This DNA window, taken from Halosimplex litoreum, encodes the following:
- a CDS encoding inositol monophosphatase family protein, whose product is MTNTTERIDCVESIANDGAEIAFEGFRSDVDPETKGGAERVVNAGDVVTELDRAAQKAVRTAIQNRYPEDVFVGEEGDVSKSVPEDGFAWVVDPIDGTYNFVRGLPMWSTAVALVSDGEPIAAATVAPAMENTYVADSGSVTRNGRPITVSDRTDPETFAVAYTVVPDLGERAAYSDGVAAMLRRFGQLRQVGSLQVVLGLVASGALDGVVTPAVVSPWDSVGGVHLVREAGGVVTDVYGERWTAGSTGLVASNGAAHDELRTVGRRMAEQN